Below is a window of Halobaculum lipolyticum DNA.
CGACCGTCCGGTTCGCGATCGACCCGGTTCCCGACGCCGGCCCGGTCGCGGGGATGGCGACGGGGCTGGCCGCGGCTGACGAGGCGGGCGCCGACCGTGCGGTCGTCGTGGGCTGTGACATGCCGGGACTCGACGCCGCGGTCGTCTCCGCGCTGGCGACCCGGCTCCACGGCGACGTCGACGCGGTCGTGCCCGTCGCCGACGGCCGCCGGCAGCCGCTGGGGGCGGTGTACCGCGTCGACGCCGCCCGCAAAGCCTGCGAGACCGTCGGCGACGGGGGGCGGCTGACGGCCGTGCTCGACCGACTGGACACCGTCGAGGCGACGGTTCCGCCGGGACCGTTCGCCAGCGTCGACACCCCCGACGCGGTCGTGCGAGCGGCGCGGGCGCTGGGCGAGCGGACGCGCCAGTAGCCGCCGGCGACTCCGCCTACAGGCCGAGACCCAGCAGGCGGTTCGCGCCGAGCAGGCAGAGACAGCACGCCAGCAGCGCGACCACCAGCCCGTACGCCGCGGGCCATCCCGCGGCGCTCGCGACCGCACCCGTGACGACCGAGCCGGACGCGGCGAGGAACATGTAGACGGTCCGGAGGAGACCGAAGCCGTAGCCGCGTTCGGCGTCCACGAGGCGGTCCATGAACCGCGCCTGGATCGGCCCGGGCCACGACACACCCGCGCCCAGCACCGCGACGCCGGCGACCGTCCCGACGACGCCCGGCACGAGCACGAGCGTCGCGATGCCGGTCCCGGCGAGCGTCACGCTGATCGCGACGGCGGCGTCGCGGGAGAGCCGGTCGGACACCCGGCCGTTCGCCGGCTGGGCGACCGCGCTGATGGCGAACACGGCGCCGAACGCGACCGCCGCCGTCGACGGCGACAGCCCGCGGTGAGCGACGAGGAACGCCGCGAGGAACGAGGAGACGGCCTGGAACGTGAAGCCGCACAGCACCGCGATAGCCGTGGTGTACGCCAGCGGCGGCCGCGCGAGGACGCCGCGGATGCGGGCCGGGTCGACCAGCGCGCGGAGGTCGCGGTCGGGATTGGCCGGCGCGAGCGCGGGGACGAACACCAGCGTCGCGACCGCGGCGGGGACGGCGACCGCGGCGCCGGCGCCGACGGCGACCTGCCAGCCGAACCGCTCGGCGAGCACGCCCCCGGCCGCGGGGAACGCCGCGCCGGCGACGGCGCCGGCGCCGGTGAGCACGCTGAGGGCGCCGCC
It encodes the following:
- the mobA gene encoding molybdenum cofactor guanylyltransferase, translating into MIGALVVVAGGRSRRLDGCDKAVAEVAGRPMIAHTVDRLASAVERTVVNCREDQRAAIADALPAPTVRFAIDPVPDAGPVAGMATGLAAADEAGADRAVVVGCDMPGLDAAVVSALATRLHGDVDAVVPVADGRRQPLGAVYRVDAARKACETVGDGGRLTAVLDRLDTVEATVPPGPFASVDTPDAVVRAARALGERTRQ
- a CDS encoding MFS transporter, coding for MSGDGAAGAGASDAPGASATRRRLALAAIGGGNFSQLGARILLGAVVPFVLIDLDTTEATLGLALTGMWATYALAQFPSGVLADRIGERPVVLAGITGAAVGTLLVAMSPTVLAFGAATVVLGAGAGLFFAPATALLSRLYDERGGALSVLTGAGAVAGAAFPAAGGVLAERFGWQVAVGAGAAVAVPAAVATLVFVPALAPANPDRDLRALVDPARIRGVLARPPLAYTTAIAVLCGFTFQAVSSFLAAFLVAHRGLSPSTAAVAFGAVFAISAVAQPANGRVSDRLSRDAAVAISVTLAGTGIATLVLVPGVVGTVAGVAVLGAGVSWPGPIQARFMDRLVDAERGYGFGLLRTVYMFLAASGSVVTGAVASAAGWPAAYGLVVALLACCLCLLGANRLLGLGL